Below is a window of Synechococcus sp. RSCCF101 DNA.
TCGAGCGCCGTGGGGACCCGGAGGTCGACCGTCTGCGGGACTGGCTGCTGGTCTCGCAGCTCACCTGGCAGCCTCCGGGATCAGCAGTGGACGGCGAGGGCCTGCTGGCCGAGCAGAGGGAGCCCGGTGTGACGCTGCGCCTGTTCCGGGCGGAGGGAACCAAGTGCGACCGCTGCTGGCATGTCGAGCCGAGCGTGGGCCGGCACAGCGACCATCCGGGTCTGTGCGACCGCTGCTGGGAGGTGATGCAGCACCAGATGACGCCTGCCGGTCAGGGCGCAGCGGCATGACCCGGGCCATGGCCGAGCCGCACCGGCACTGCATTGACCAGCTGGGCCTCCGGCCCCATCCGGAGGGAGGGCACTACCGGGAGACCTACCGGTCCTCCCGTTCGGTGCCGACCGAATTCGGCCCGAGGTCGGCCGGCACGGCGATCCTCTACCTGCTCGGACCGGGCGAGTGCTCCCGCTTTCATCGGCTGCGCTGGGATGAGCTCTGGCACCACCACGACGGAGGCGCCCTGACGCTGCACGTGCTCACCCCCGAGGGGGACGCACATCTGATTCGGCTGGGGTCGGAGCGCTCCGGCGGGGTGCAGCCCCAGGCCGTGGTGCAGGCGGGCAGCTGGTTCGCCGCGGAGCCGGCCACACCCGAGGGCTGGAGCCTGATGGGGTGCACCGTGGCGCCCGGTTTCGACTTCGAGGATCTGGAGTTCGCTCAGCGCGACGCGCTGCTCGCCAGCCATCCGGGTCAGGCGGATCTGATCGCCCGGCTCACCCCGGACTGAGCCCCCCGGAGCCGAGGCGCTGCCAGAGGGCCGGGTCGAGGCCATCACGCAGCGCCAGCGGACCGGTCAGGGAGGGGGCGGCCGGATCGAGGGGCGCCGCGAACAGTTGGGCGGACTCAAGCGTGGCTCCCGGCGGCAGCGCGGAGCGATCCGGATCCCAGGGCAGGGGGTGGGAGGTGCAGCTGCTCATGCCTCTGTAGATCAGCAGTTCGAGCGGTTCCTCCGCACCCTCGTCCCCGGGGCAGCGGCCACTCAGACGGAGCACCAGCTCGGGGTGAGCCCGGCTCAGCGCTTCGTAGGGCGACAGCGGATCGCCGGCGGAGGGATCGGTCATGGGGAGTCGAGGCCGGAGGGGGGTGGACGGGTGTCCGCGGTCCAGCAGCGTCAGAACTCACCGGCGACCCGCCCATGGCGGGGCAGCCGCACGATCAGCCACTGCAGGAAGCCGATGGCATAGGCCACAAGGGCGAGGTAGCCCACGAACGCCGCCACAGGCGGTGTCCAGCGGGCACCGAAGAGGAAGCCGAACAGACGGGCCATCACGGCGTGCAGCCTCAGCGGGGCCTCCTGCCAGACGGCGCAGGAGGCAGCGGCGGAGGCCTGGGCCATGCAGGGCAGGGCCGTGACGCCGAGGACGATGCCGAACAGCACGGTCACGGTCAGGGCCCAGCGCCAGATGCGCAGGGTGAGGGGCAGGGAGCGCCAGGGGGGCATGTCGGCCAGCTCCTCGTTCAGGTCCGCCCAGAACCAGAGCGTGACCAGCACGGCCAGCTGCGCCAGCAGTGACGTGAGATAGCCGAGTGGCCTGGCGTCGGTGAGCAGCAGCACACTGATCGCCATCAGGCTCGCCACCTTCCAGTAAATGCCCATCAGACGGGTCAGCGCCCCCTCCCGGCGAAGGGCTGCCCAGAGCAGCAGCACCAGGGGAAGGCCGGCACCGAACACCACAGCCAACCGGTAGTCCAGCCAGACCAGCGTTCGGTAGAGCTGTTCCGTCAAAGCGGCTCGGGCGAGGTACGGGAAGGCGCCATTATCAGCAGCGGTGGGCTGGGTAATGTCGGCCTCATGCTTCGCCTCCCCGCACTGGATTGGCTGCGCGGCCCCACCCAGGGTCCCTGGGTGCGCACCGCCCTCTCCCGGGCCAGCTCCCTCGATGCCGCGGTCGCGGAGCTCCGCCGCCAGCTCAAGCCGCCCGGCCCGGCCGACCTGGCCCTGGTCTTCGTCTCGAGCAGCTTCGCCACCGATCTGCCCCGGCTTCTTCCTCTGCTGGCTCAGGGGTTGCAATCGGAGGTCTGGCTCGGCTGCCTCGGCGGAGGTGTGGTGGGCACCGATGCCGAGTCCCAGCCGCAGGAGGTGGAAGCGGCACCGGCCCTCTCGGTGATGTTGCTGCGGCTGCCGGGTGTGCGCCTGCACCCCTTCCATCTGGACATGACCGGGCTGCCGGACCTGGATGGCTCGCGTGACGAATGGCACCGATGGGTGGGTGCTCCGGCGGAGGCGGCCCGCAGCATGCTGCTGTTGATCGATCCCGGTGCCAGCGGGATCAATGACCTGATCCGCGGTCTCGACTACGCCTACCCCGGCGCGGTCACCCTGGGCGGGATCGCCGGGAACCATGCCGCCGCCCATGGCTCCCTCCTGCATCAGGGATCGGTATGCACGGGAGCGGTGGGCTGCCTGATCGATGGCCCCTGGCGACTGGATCCCGTCGTGGCTCAGGGCTGCCGGCCCATCGGTCCGGTGTTCGAGATCGAGCAGGTGGAGCGGAACGTTCTCCTGGAGCTCAGCACCGAGGGCTCCCGCGCCAGCCCCGTGACCTGCCTGCAGGGCGTGCTGGCCGACCTCACTCCCGGGGAACGGGACCTGGTGCGCCACTCCCTGTTTCTCGGCATCGGCCAGAACGACTTCCGCATGCCCTCGGCGGCCTCTGCCTCCTCACAGGAGCCCGCCTTCCTCGTGCGCAACCTCATCGGCGTGGATCCCCGCAACGGGGCTGTGGCCGTGGCCGAACGGATCCGCGTCGGCCAGCAGGTTCAGTTCCAGCTCCGGGAGAGCGGTGCCTCCACCCAGGAGGCCCAGAGCCTGCTGGCGGCCCAGAGGGCGCGCCTGACGGCTCCGCCCCTGGCCGGACTGCTCTTCGCGTGTCTTGGCAGGGGACAGGGCCTCTTCCAGAAGTCCAACGGCGATGTGGCTCTCGCTGCCGAGGCCCATCCGGATCTTCCGGTGGCGGGAGCCTTCTGCAACGGCGAGATCGGACCTCTCGGTGGATCCACCCACCTGCACGGCTACACCGCCTGCTGGGCGATGGTCGTTCCCAGCCCCGAGGAGTCCGAGGCCGCGTGAGCGGGCCCGGACACGGCCCCGTCCGATGAGGCAGCACGTCAACCCGCTGAGCCGTTTCTTCCAGGAACCCCGCGCCCTGCCGAGCCTGGATGATCTCT
It encodes the following:
- a CDS encoding DUF3177 family protein; its protein translation is MTEQLYRTLVWLDYRLAVVFGAGLPLVLLLWAALRREGALTRLMGIYWKVASLMAISVLLLTDARPLGYLTSLLAQLAVLVTLWFWADLNEELADMPPWRSLPLTLRIWRWALTVTVLFGIVLGVTALPCMAQASAAASCAVWQEAPLRLHAVMARLFGFLFGARWTPPVAAFVGYLALVAYAIGFLQWLIVRLPRHGRVAGEF
- a CDS encoding cupin domain-containing protein, which gives rise to MAEPHRHCIDQLGLRPHPEGGHYRETYRSSRSVPTEFGPRSAGTAILYLLGPGECSRFHRLRWDELWHHHDGGALTLHVLTPEGDAHLIRLGSERSGGVQPQAVVQAGSWFAAEPATPEGWSLMGCTVAPGFDFEDLEFAQRDALLASHPGQADLIARLTPD
- a CDS encoding FIST N-terminal domain-containing protein, which produces MLRLPALDWLRGPTQGPWVRTALSRASSLDAAVAELRRQLKPPGPADLALVFVSSSFATDLPRLLPLLAQGLQSEVWLGCLGGGVVGTDAESQPQEVEAAPALSVMLLRLPGVRLHPFHLDMTGLPDLDGSRDEWHRWVGAPAEAARSMLLLIDPGASGINDLIRGLDYAYPGAVTLGGIAGNHAAAHGSLLHQGSVCTGAVGCLIDGPWRLDPVVAQGCRPIGPVFEIEQVERNVLLELSTEGSRASPVTCLQGVLADLTPGERDLVRHSLFLGIGQNDFRMPSAASASSQEPAFLVRNLIGVDPRNGAVAVAERIRVGQQVQFQLRESGASTQEAQSLLAAQRARLTAPPLAGLLFACLGRGQGLFQKSNGDVALAAEAHPDLPVAGAFCNGEIGPLGGSTHLHGYTACWAMVVPSPEESEAA